The following nucleotide sequence is from Pseudonocardia abyssalis.
TTCGCCCGACGGACCGCGCGGCACCACCACCGGCCCCTACGGTGGACGTCCCCCAGCTCCCCGGACGGAGGCCTCCATGCGGGTGACGCCGCGCCCCGGCACCGCGATCCTCGTCGCCGTCGCCTACATCGCGCTGGTCAGCGCGGTCTGGGTGGTCAACGGCGTCGACTACTCGACGATCGGCGGGACGGTCGGGTCCACCGTCGGCGGTCTCGTGGTCCCCGTGGCGCTGGGCGCCGTGCTCCTCGCCGCCGTCACCACCCGGCTGGGCTGGTGGCGGCCCGTCCTGCGCGAGGAGCCCCGCGTCGGGCCGCGGTGGCTGCTCGTCGTCCCCGTCCTCTTCGTCCTGGTCGCCGTCGGCACGGTCAGCGGCGCCGACCTGTCCCGCCTGTCCCCCGCACACGTCCTGCTGCTCGCGGTGGGGGTGCTCCTCGTCGGGTTCTCCGAGGAGCTCCTCTGCCGCGGCATCGTCCTGGTCGGTCTGCGCGGCACCGGTTCAGAGGTCGTGGCGTGGCTGGGGAGCTGCCTGGTCTTCGGGCTGCTGCACGCGGTGAACGCCCTGTTCGGCGCGCCGGTCGGCGGTACCGCCGTCCAGGTGCTGGCCGCCTTCCTGGCGGGGAGCGTGTTCTACGTGACGCGGCGCGTCACCGGCGTCCTGGTGGCGTGCATGGTGATGCACGCCTTCTGGGACTTCGGCACGCTCGCCGCCGGGGCGGCACCCGCGGCGGACCCGTCGGCCCTGGGGCTACTGGCCGTGC
It contains:
- a CDS encoding CPBP family intramembrane glutamic endopeptidase, which codes for MRVTPRPGTAILVAVAYIALVSAVWVVNGVDYSTIGGTVGSTVGGLVVPVALGAVLLAAVTTRLGWWRPVLREEPRVGPRWLLVVPVLFVLVAVGTVSGADLSRLSPAHVLLLAVGVLLVGFSEELLCRGIVLVGLRGTGSEVVAWLGSCLVFGLLHAVNALFGAPVGGTAVQVLAAFLAGSVFYVTRRVTGVLVACMVMHAFWDFGTLAAGAAPAADPSALGLLAVLQYPAVVLALVGVVLLVRRPVDRPAPRVA